The Peribacillus simplex genome contains a region encoding:
- the rpsG gene encoding 30S ribosomal protein S7, whose product MPRKGPVTKRDVLPDPIYNSKLVTRLINKLMVDGQRGKSQKILYSAFDLIKERTGNEPIEVFDQALKNIMPVLEVKARRVGGANYQVPVEVRPDRKSTLGLRWLVNYSRLRGEKTMEERLAYEIMDAANNTGAAVKKREDTHKMAEANKAFAHYRW is encoded by the coding sequence ATGCCTCGTAAAGGACCTGTAACGAAAAGAGACGTATTACCAGATCCAATATATAATTCAAAACTTGTGACTCGCTTAATCAACAAATTAATGGTTGATGGACAAAGAGGTAAATCACAAAAAATTCTTTACTCTGCATTTGATTTAATCAAAGAACGTACTGGCAATGAGCCGATCGAAGTTTTCGATCAAGCACTTAAAAACATCATGCCTGTACTAGAAGTAAAAGCACGCCGTGTGGGTGGAGCTAACTACCAAGTACCAGTTGAGGTGCGTCCAGACCGCAAATCGACTCTAGGACTTCGTTGGTTAGTAAACTACTCTCGCCTTCGTGGAGAAAAAACGATGGAAGAGCGTTTAGCTTATGAAATCATGGATGCTGCTAACAACACTGGAGCAGCAGTTAAGAAACGTGAAGATACTCACAAAATGGCTGAAGCCAACAAAGCTTTCGCACATTATCGCTGGTAA
- the rpsJ gene encoding 30S ribosomal protein S10, translating into MAKQKIRIRLKAYDHRILDQSAEKIVETAKRSGAAVSGPIPLPTERSVYTILRAVHKYKDSREQFEMRTHKRLIDIVNPTPQTVDSLMRLDLPSGVDIEIKL; encoded by the coding sequence ATGGCAAAACAAAAAATTCGTATCCGTTTAAAAGCATATGATCACAGAATTCTTGATCAATCTGCTGAGAAAATTGTTGAAACTGCAAAACGTTCTGGTGCGGCTGTATCTGGTCCAATTCCATTACCTACTGAAAGATCGGTATATACGATCCTACGTGCGGTTCATAAATACAAAGACTCTCGTGAACAATTCGAAATGCGTACGCATAAACGTCTAATCGACATCGTTAATCCAACTCCACAAACAGTTGATTCATTGATGCGTTTAGATTTACCATCAGGCGTTGACATTGAAATCAAATTATAA
- the fusA gene encoding elongation factor G, whose translation MAREFSLANTRNIGIMAHIDAGKTTTTERVLYYTGKIHKIGETHEGASQMDWMEQEQERGITITSAATTAQWKGHRVNIIDTPGHVDFTVEVERSLRVLDGAVAVLDAQSGVEPQTETVWRQATTYGVPRVVFVNKMDKIGADFLYSVGTIHDRLQANAHPVQLPIGAEDQFSAIIDLIEMKTHFYGNDLGTDITIGEIPEEHRELAEEYREKLIEAVAEVNEDLMEKYLGGEEISIAELKAAIRTATVNVEFFPVICGSAFKNKGVQLMLDNVIDFLPSPLDVPAIKGTLPDSEEEVERHSDDSEPFSALAFKVMTDPYVGKLTFFRVYSGTLESGSYVINSTKGKRERIGRILQMHANSREEISTVYAGDIAAAVGLKDTTTGDTLCDDKNQVILESMVFPEPVISLSVEPKSKADQDKMSQALQKLQDEDPTFRAHTDQETGQTIIAGMGELHLDILVDRMRREFKVEANVGAPQVAYRETFRGSAKVEGKFVRQSGGRGQFGHVWIEFGPNEEGKGFEFENAIVGGVVPREYIPAVQAGLVDSLDRGVLAGYPLVDIKAKLFDGSYHDVDSNEMAFKIAASMALKNAASKCKPVILEPIMKVEVVIPEDYLGDIMGDITSRRGRVEGMEARGNTQMVKAMVPLSEMFGYATSLRSNTQGRGTFSMHFDHYEEVPKSISEEIIKKNKGE comes from the coding sequence ATGGCAAGAGAGTTCTCCTTAGCAAACACTCGTAATATTGGTATCATGGCTCACATCGATGCTGGTAAAACGACAACAACAGAACGTGTTCTATATTACACTGGTAAAATCCACAAAATTGGTGAAACGCACGAAGGTGCTTCACAAATGGACTGGATGGAACAGGAACAAGAACGCGGAATCACGATCACATCCGCTGCAACAACTGCACAGTGGAAAGGTCACCGTGTAAACATCATCGATACACCGGGACACGTAGACTTCACAGTTGAAGTTGAACGTTCTTTGCGCGTACTTGATGGAGCTGTAGCCGTACTTGATGCCCAATCAGGTGTTGAGCCTCAAACTGAAACAGTTTGGCGCCAAGCTACAACTTACGGTGTACCACGTGTCGTATTCGTAAACAAAATGGACAAAATCGGTGCAGATTTCTTGTATTCAGTTGGAACAATCCACGACCGTTTACAAGCTAACGCTCACCCAGTTCAGTTACCAATCGGAGCAGAAGATCAATTCTCTGCAATCATCGACCTTATTGAAATGAAAACTCATTTCTACGGTAATGACCTAGGAACTGATATCACTATCGGTGAAATTCCTGAAGAACACCGGGAATTAGCTGAAGAATACCGTGAGAAGTTAATTGAAGCAGTAGCAGAAGTTAATGAAGACTTAATGGAAAAATACCTTGGCGGCGAAGAAATCAGCATTGCTGAATTGAAAGCAGCTATTCGTACAGCAACCGTTAATGTTGAATTCTTCCCTGTTATTTGTGGATCAGCTTTCAAAAACAAAGGTGTTCAATTAATGCTTGATAACGTTATCGACTTCCTTCCGTCTCCATTGGATGTACCAGCTATCAAAGGTACATTACCGGATTCAGAAGAAGAAGTAGAACGTCATTCAGATGATTCTGAACCGTTCTCGGCTTTAGCGTTTAAAGTTATGACTGACCCTTACGTTGGTAAACTTACATTCTTCCGTGTGTACTCAGGTACATTAGAATCAGGATCTTATGTAATCAACTCGACTAAAGGTAAACGTGAACGTATTGGACGTATCCTTCAAATGCACGCAAACAGCCGTGAAGAAATATCTACTGTATATGCAGGTGATATCGCAGCTGCTGTAGGATTGAAAGATACTACAACTGGAGACACTCTATGTGATGATAAGAATCAAGTAATTCTTGAGTCCATGGTATTCCCAGAACCGGTTATTTCACTTTCAGTTGAACCGAAATCAAAAGCAGACCAAGACAAAATGTCTCAAGCTTTACAAAAGCTTCAAGATGAAGATCCAACATTCCGTGCGCATACTGACCAAGAAACTGGTCAAACAATTATCGCTGGTATGGGTGAACTTCACTTGGACATCCTTGTTGACCGTATGCGTCGCGAATTCAAAGTGGAAGCTAACGTAGGTGCTCCTCAGGTAGCATACCGTGAAACTTTCCGTGGTTCAGCTAAAGTTGAAGGTAAATTCGTTCGCCAATCTGGTGGTCGTGGACAATTCGGACACGTATGGATCGAATTTGGTCCAAACGAAGAAGGTAAAGGATTCGAATTTGAAAATGCTATCGTCGGTGGTGTAGTACCACGTGAATACATCCCTGCTGTACAAGCTGGATTAGTTGATTCACTTGACCGTGGTGTACTTGCTGGTTACCCGCTAGTCGACATCAAAGCAAAATTATTTGACGGATCTTACCATGACGTTGACTCCAACGAAATGGCATTTAAAATCGCTGCATCCATGGCACTTAAAAATGCAGCATCTAAATGTAAGCCTGTCATCCTTGAACCAATCATGAAAGTGGAAGTAGTTATTCCAGAAGATTACCTAGGCGACATCATGGGGGATATCACATCTCGTCGTGGTCGTGTAGAAGGTATGGAAGCTCGCGGTAACACGCAAATGGTTAAAGCGATGGTTCCACTATCTGAAATGTTCGGATATGCTACATCTTTACGTTCTAACACTCAAGGACGCGGAACATTCTCTATGCACTTCGATCATTATGAAGAAGTACCTAAGAGCATTTCTGAAGAAATCATCAAAAAAAATAAAGGTGAATAA
- the rplC gene encoding 50S ribosomal protein L3 yields MTKGILGRKIGMTQVFAENGELIPVTVIEAANNVVLQKKTVETDGYEAVQVGFENKREKLSNKPEKGHVEKANTTPKRFIREFRGTDLNEYEIGQEVNVSIFAEGDLVDVSGISKGKGFQGSIKRHGQSRGPMSHGSRYHRRPGSMGPVAPNRVFKGKLLPGRMGGEQITVQNLAIVKVDVERNLLLIKGNVPGARKALIKVKSAVKAK; encoded by the coding sequence ATGACCAAAGGAATCTTAGGAAGAAAAATCGGTATGACTCAAGTTTTTGCTGAAAACGGTGAACTTATTCCGGTAACAGTTATCGAAGCTGCTAATAACGTGGTTCTTCAAAAGAAAACTGTTGAAACTGATGGCTATGAAGCAGTTCAAGTTGGTTTTGAAAACAAACGTGAAAAGCTTTCTAACAAACCTGAAAAGGGCCATGTTGAAAAAGCAAATACTACTCCTAAGCGCTTCATTCGCGAATTCCGCGGAACGGATCTTAATGAATATGAGATCGGTCAAGAAGTCAATGTAAGTATTTTCGCTGAAGGCGATTTAGTAGATGTATCAGGAATTTCAAAAGGTAAAGGATTCCAAGGCTCTATCAAGCGTCATGGACAATCTCGCGGACCAATGTCTCACGGTTCTCGTTACCACCGTCGCCCAGGTTCAATGGGTCCTGTAGCTCCAAACCGCGTATTCAAAGGTAAACTTTTACCAGGACGTATGGGTGGAGAACAAATCACTGTTCAAAACTTAGCTATCGTTAAAGTTGATGTTGAACGTAACCTACTATTGATCAAGGGTAATGTACCTGGTGCTA
- the tuf gene encoding elongation factor Tu yields MGKAKFDRSKPHVNVGTIGHVDHGKTTLTAAITTVLAKSGGAEARAYDQIDGAPEERERGITISTAHVEYETATRHYAHVDCPGHADYVKNMITGAAQMDGGILVVSAADGPMPQTREHILLSRQVGVPYLVVFMNKCDMVDDEELLELVEMEIRDLLSEYEFPGDDIPVIKGSALKALQGDAAWEEKIHELMTAVDEYIPEPTRDTDKPFMMPVEDVFSITGRGTVATGRVERGQVKVGDVVDIIGFNEESKPTTVTGVEMFRKLLDYAEAGDNIGALLRGVSREDIQRGQVLAKPSTITPHTKFKAEVYVLSKEEGGRHTPFFTNYRPQFYFRTTDVTGICNLPEGVEMVMPGDNIEMTVELIAPIAIEEGTKFSIREGGRTVGAGVVATIQE; encoded by the coding sequence ATGGGAAAAGCTAAATTTGATCGTTCAAAACCGCACGTTAACGTTGGAACAATTGGTCACGTTGACCATGGTAAAACAACTCTAACTGCTGCAATCACAACTGTACTTGCTAAATCTGGTGGCGCAGAAGCTCGCGCTTATGACCAAATCGATGGTGCTCCAGAAGAAAGAGAACGTGGTATCACAATCTCTACTGCACACGTTGAGTACGAAACAGCTACTCGTCACTATGCACACGTTGACTGCCCAGGACATGCTGACTATGTTAAAAACATGATCACTGGTGCTGCACAAATGGACGGCGGGATCTTAGTAGTATCTGCTGCTGATGGCCCAATGCCACAAACTCGTGAGCACATCCTTCTTTCTCGTCAAGTAGGTGTACCATACCTAGTAGTATTCATGAACAAATGCGACATGGTAGATGACGAAGAACTTCTTGAATTAGTAGAAATGGAAATCCGTGATCTATTATCTGAATACGAATTCCCTGGCGATGACATTCCAGTTATCAAAGGTTCTGCACTAAAAGCTCTTCAAGGAGATGCTGCTTGGGAAGAAAAAATTCATGAATTAATGACAGCTGTTGACGAGTATATCCCAGAACCAACTCGTGACACTGACAAACCATTCATGATGCCAGTTGAGGATGTATTCTCAATCACTGGTCGTGGAACAGTTGCTACTGGTCGTGTTGAGCGTGGACAAGTTAAAGTCGGTGACGTTGTTGACATCATCGGTTTCAACGAAGAGTCTAAACCAACAACTGTAACTGGTGTTGAAATGTTCCGTAAACTTCTTGACTATGCTGAAGCTGGTGACAACATCGGTGCACTTCTTCGTGGTGTATCCCGTGAAGATATCCAACGTGGACAAGTTCTTGCTAAACCAAGCACTATCACTCCACACACAAAGTTCAAAGCTGAAGTTTATGTTCTTTCTAAAGAAGAAGGTGGACGTCACACTCCATTCTTTACAAACTACCGTCCTCAGTTCTACTTCCGTACAACTGACGTAACTGGTATTTGTAACCTTCCTGAAGGCGTAGAAATGGTTATGCCTGGAGACAACATCGAAATGACTGTAGAACTTATCGCTCCAATCGCTATCGAAGAAGGTACTAAATTCTCTATCCGTGAGGGTGGACGTACTGTAGGCGCTGGCGTAGTTGCTACAATCCAAGAATAA